Part of the Paenibacillus guangzhouensis genome is shown below.
CGATTTTGTTGGCTTGGATCATCGCTGCCATCTTACGTATTTCCTTAGGTTCTGCTACGGTTGCTGCGTTAACAACGACCGGTTTAGTACTTCCAATGTTAGGGGCATCTGACGTTAATCTAGCTCTCGTCGTCCTTGCAACCGGAGCTGGCAGTCTCATTGCTTCACACGTAAACGATGCCGGTTTCTGGATGTTCAAAGAATATTTCGGGTTAAGCATGAAAGAGACATTTGCGACATGGACTTTGCTTGAGACAATTATTTCCGTATCCGGACTAGGATTTATTTTATTGCTAAGCTTATTTGTATAACTCTCTCCAGGCAGTAGAAATTCAGCTTCGGCCAAGTTTCTACTGCCCATTATTTTAAGAAATAAGGTGCAAACATATGTTGAACACAATTGGCGTCATTGGTTTGGGAGTCATGGGCAGTAATATCGCTTTGAACATGGCGAGTAAAGGGGAATACGTTGCTGTCTATAACTACACAAGAGATTTAACCGATAAACTGGTCGAAAAAATGGATGCTTTAACGATCAATCCCTATTACGAAATACAAGATTTTGTACAATCCCTAGAAAAGCCAAGAAAAATCTTTCTTATGGTGACGGCTGGCAAGCCAATCGATTCCATCATTGCTTCATTATTACCTTTTCTCGAGTCCGGCGACATCATTATGGACGGCGGCAATTCCCATTATCAAGATACGGAACGCAGATACGATGAATTACGCCCCAAGGGAATCGGTTATTTGGGGATCGGCATATCCGGTGGAGAAGTTGGTGCTCTTCTAGGGCCTTCGATTATGCCAGGCGGGGATCGAGACGTATACGATAAAGTCGCGCCCATTCTTACAAAAATAGCGGCTCAAGTGAATGGCGATCCTTGCTGCGTTTATATCGGTCCGAGAGGAGCAGGACATTTTGTAAAAATGGTCCACAATGGGATCGAATACGCGGATATGCAGTTAATCGCTGAAGCTTACGCCTTTTTAAGAGAAAGGTTAGGGCTGTCGGTGAGTGAAGTCGCTGATATTTTCGAAACATGGAATCAAGGGGAACTCAAAAGCTATTTAATCGAAATTACAGCAGAAATTCTAAGAAAACAGGATGCCTTAACGGGCTTGCCGCTAATCGATGTGATTCTGGATAAAGCAGGTCAAAAAGGCACGGGCAAATGGACGAGTATCCAAGCGATTGATAATGGGATCCCGACTTCTATTATTACAGAATCTTTGTATGCACGGTATATCTCATCATTAAAAGAAGAACGTGTGATTGCGGAGAGTATCTTAGCAAGTCCTAACATGGATCAGATGCATTTAGATAAAACCTTGTGGATTAACTACGTTAAACAAGCATTATATATGGGTAAAGTTTGTGCGTACGCGCAAGGGTTTACGCAATACAAAATGACTTCTGAACTTTACGGGTGGGATTTGCCTTTGAAGGATATTGCGCTCATTTTCCGCGGCGGATGCATCATTCGTGCAGAATTTTTAAATGTTATCAGTGAAGCTTATGAGGCACAAACAGATCTTGCCAATTTATTAATTTCGCCATACTTCGCCGAGAAGGTAACGGCATACCAAGAAGCATTGCGTGAAATCGTCTGCGAGGGGATGCGTTCCGGCGTTGCGCTGCCATGTTTAAGCGCATCACTAACTTATTTCGATAGTTATCGAACCGGCATGTCGAATGCGAACCTTCTGCAAGCGCAGCGTGATTATTTCGGTGCTCATACGTATGAACGAAACGATCAGCCAGGCGTCTATCACACAGACTGGCAATGATTCTCTCATTGCAGCCAAAAAATGCGGCCTCCGTCCTTTGGAATTTAGGACGAAGGCCGCTTTTTCTTGTCTTCTTATTCGTTAACCAAGCGTTTTCTGAACTTCGGTTGTCGCCTCCTGCACAATAACCGATCCGTCTTCGAGGCGCATCCATGTCTTGAATTCGCGACTGCCTTCCTCAAGCTGGATCACGCGCGCACCTTTCAAGAACCCTTCCCGGCTGTAGCTGTTATATCCTGTCTTACGGCCGTAGCAGAGCTGAATCCGGTGCAATGTGCTAATATAATCATTCGTATGATCATGGCCGACGAAGGTGCCCATGACATCCCCCATCTCTACCATCGCAGCGAACAATCCGGTATTGATTCGAGGGCAGCAGACCTGTTCGAACCGATCACCCACCGTGTCGCCTTGCTCCCATGCCGTAACGTATTCTTGCAGCGGAATGTGGAAGAATGCAAGGGCTGGTAGTGGCGTACCCCCGTTCTTTGCGGTATAGGCCCGGGATTCCTGCTCATACCAAGCAATCTGGCTCCGATCGATCCAGCCGTATCCATCGACATGAGCGACGGTCGATACGCTCCCGGAATCCAAATGGTAGAGCAGCGCTGCAGGAGTACCTTGCGCATTCAAGACTTCCAGACAATAATTGCCGACGCCGGCGATCGATGCAGGACCTGGAACAGCGAGGCAGTTCGGATTCTTCATGGCATGCGCCATCAGTTGTTCCCGTGTAATGTTGACTTCGGTATCATGATTCCCGAACACGACTGTCCATGGCACTTGACGCTCTTCGACGACTTGGACAGCCATCTGGAACGATTCTAGCTGGTGATCTCCACAGTGGTGCGCTTCAATGACATCGCCTGTAAAGACGACCAGATCTGGCTGCTCCGCATCGACGATTTGGCCGATCAACGCACAGGTCTGCTCATCCTTTGCGTCACGCCGCTGAATATGAATGTCTGTAAATTGAACGATTTTGAATGTACGATCCTCACGAAATTGTAATGTTGTCATTTCCCCATATCTCCTCTGTCCTCATATTGTGATCATGCGTCTAAGCGCTTGTCCATTCCACCAAAAGACTTGTGAGCCGTATTAGATCGTTCAAAAAGTCGGCATTTCAGCTTTTTGAACAACCTCTATTAGAGGGAATCTCCTACGGTCTCAAGTCCATATATACCTTCCATCCCTGCAAGAGTCACAACCACCTCCTCATATCGATTCTCGCGCTTAAGCTTCAGATGAAGTCTGACGATCAGTACACCCTCGTGCTCCGCTGCTTCCCCTTCTTCTTTCTCTACGACCAGCTTATTCATCTGAATTCCCCGATCACTCAAGTAATCCACAACTTGATTCAGACTCGACGAGCCGCGAGCCATTTTCAAGACCAATTGCCTTGTCGCCTTGGCCCGCGAGAAACGCTTCTCCATCTTATTCAAGAAGAACAAGCTGACGACGACGAGCAGCGTTAGAATCCCTGCTCCGTAATAGAACCCCGCGCCAGCTGACAACCCGATTGCTGCCACCACCCATAGCGAAGCTGCTGTTGTAAGTCCCGAGATCGTCAGCCCCGTCCGTAATATTGTCCCTGCACCAAGAAATCCGATCCCGCTGATGACTTGGGCAGCCAGTCGTGCGGGATCGAGACGAACATTCGGATCGACCGAGAATGCTGCGAAGCCATACATCGACAATAATGCGATTGCAGCAGAACCGAGACAGACTAGAATATGCGTTCGAAAACCCGCCGAATGGCCGCCAAGCTCCCGTTCCAATCCGATCAAGCCGCCAAGTAATAAGGCCAGCAATAATCGTATGGTCATCTCTAGATTGCTAATGTGCCAAATCATTGGATCATATGTTGTGTTCACCCGGCATCTCCCTCTTAACCATCATCATGCTAACGCATTCAACACACGGCAATCCTCCGCAGGCATGAAAAGCTCTACATTCGCACCTTCCCCAAATCGCCGCGTGTCATGATCATGCAGTCGATCCACAATCACTTGCATGGCCTGCACACGAATAAAATACCGCATCACATTGCCAAGAATCATACTTCGTTCAACCTTTCCTTCACCAAGCCGTATCCATGATCCGTCGAAGGGAATGTCTTCTTCCTTCGGTGCAGACATGATACGAATCGATTCTGGACGCACTGCATACAGCTCCCCGGATGGCATCCGCTCGAGCAGATCCTTCCTGAGCTCCTCCTTGCGCCATACGTTATAGCTGCCAATGAACTTCGCGACGAACTCCGTCGCCGGCGCCGTATAGATCTCAGCTGGACTGCCCTGCTGCTCCATCACGCCGTTATTCATAACGACGATGCGATCTGAGATGGTCAGCGCCTCTTCTTGGTCATGCGTCACGAAGATCGTCGTCATCTTCAGCTTGCGCTGGATATCGCGAATTTGGTGCCTCAGATGCCTGCGGATCTTGGCATCGAGCGCGCTCAGCGGCTCATCCAGCAGCAGCACCTTCGGTCGTTTCACAAGTGCGCGAGCGAGGGCAACCCGCTGCTGCTGACCGCCGGATAATTGCGCGGGGTATTGATTTTCTTTGCCGCGCAAATCGATTAATTCAATCATCTCTTCCACGAGAGGGGTATAGTCACGCTTCGTCATCTTCTCCATTTTGAGCCCAAAGGCAATGTTCTCGAAGACGGACATATTCGGAAATAACGCATACGATTGGAATACCATCCCGACCTGTCGCTCCTTTGGCGATAACGGGGTAATATTGCGTCCGCCCACCATGATCGCGCCCGAGTCGATCGGGATCAGACCCGCAATGGCGCGGAGCAGCGTACTTTTACCGCAGCCGGAAGGACCCAGCATCGTGAGGAACTCGCCCTCCTCAATCGTAAAATCAATATCCTTCAGTACGATCTGCCCTTCATACGTCTTACGCACCGCTTCAATATGAATATAGCTCATTGATCCTCTCCCCCCGGTTTCGGATGTGCGAGATAACCTTTTGGCTTCCGCTTGCCCAGCTTGAGCACGATGCCTGAGATCAAGAAAATAAACAAGAAATACGTCACGACAACCGCACTCGCCGAAGGACCGGACACCTTCATCGCGTTATACAAATATTGCTGAACGGTCTCGAACTCGCCGCCGACGAGCATCCGCCCCATGACGAACTCCCCGAATACCATCGAGAAGGATAAGAGGCAGGCAACGAGCGTCCCCGACCATATATTTGGAAGAATAATCCGCAGGAACGCATTCATCCTCCCTGATCCTAGCACTTCTGCCGCCTCCATCAAATCCTTCGCATGAATCGTCCGCAGGCTGCTTCGCACGCTCTGATAGATGAACGGCTGAATGAGAATAAAATAGACCGCGATCAGAATCCATATCGTACCGGTTAACGGGACCGGACCGCCGGAATAGAGCTTGATCAGTCCAATCGCTGCCACAACGGGCGGAAAAGCAAACGGCAGCAGCACGGAAATCTGAAGCAGTTTCTCCCACTTCGGAAAATACACGGCAAGGACGAAAATCACCGGCACCATTACCGCAAGACCTAAGGTAACGGTCAGCACGCCAACGAGCAGCGTTCGCAATACAGCGAACAGAAATCTCGGATCGCTGAAGATCTGCCCATACCACGACAGCGTATAACTCGTCGGCAAAATGCTAGATTGCCAATCCTTCGCAATAGAGAAGAGAAACGTCGCCACGATCGGCAGAAATAGATAGAGTAAAAGTACAGCAATGATGATCGTAGGTCCTGCTTCCTTCCTGCGAACCGCCGGCTTCGAAGAGTCTCTCATAAGCCTCTCCTCCTCGAATACCGTGTCATCCACTCATTGAGGAACATCGCGAGCAGCATGATGATCGCGAGAATAACCGCCAGCGCACTGCCGAGCTGAAAGTTCGGGAAGATATCACCCGATACAAGAGCAGCGATTCGAATCGACAGCAGATTGAAATTACTGCCGGTCAAGGCATACGCCGTCGCATACGCGCCTAACGCATTCGCAATCAGAATACTGAATGTCCCTAGAATGCTAGGAAGCATCATCGGGATCCCGATGTGCCGCCAGAACCGCCATGCGGATGCGCCGAGCAGCGCCGACGCTTCCTTCCACTCCTCGCGAATGCCGTGGAAGATCGGATAGACGAGCAGAATCGCGAGCGGGATTTGGTAGTAGATGTATAGCAAGAGAAGCCCGTTCTCAGTATAGAGATCGAACTTCGAGAGTGATTCCAATCCCAGCTTCTGAAATAGCAGGGTAAATGCCCCGTTATTGCCAAGCATGATCATATAAGCGAAGGCAAGCGGCACCCCGACGAAGTTCGTTATCATGTTGGATACCATGAGCATCCGATCGCGAAACCCTTCAGAGAGTCGGGTAATAGCATACCCGCACACCAAAGCAATGATGATCCCGACAACGCTCGAGATGAGCGCCACCTTCAAGCTATTCCATATCGCCTGCAAATAGATATCGCTCGTGAAGGTTCTTATGTATTGGCCAAGGGAGAACCCTTGGCCGCTATCATCTTGGAAACTCATCACGAGCATGCCGGCAATCGGCAGCAATTCGAACGCGGCAATCCAAATCAATAACGGAAGACAGACGAGCAGCATTATTTTATTTTGGATTGGACCTGTTCTAGCCATAATTGCGGCAGCTCCTTAATCGATTTCTCCCAAGCCTTGAAATCGCTGATCGGTTTGGCGTTCGCATATTCATCGCTGCTAATCAATTTGGAGGCGACGTCATCCGGCAGCTTCACGCTGGAACGGATCGGACGCGCATAGCCTTTGGCTAGATTAATCTGACCTTCATCGCTAAAAATATATGCCCGCGCCAGCATCGCCGCATTCGGATTTTTCGCATTTTTATTAATGACGGAGGCATAACCGCTCGTGACGCTGCCCTCTTTTGGAATATGAATCTCAAATTTGCTCGGGTCGATCTGGTCTCGATACCCCAAAGAGTTGAAATCCCATAACGTAACCACTTGGATCTCGCCCTTCTGAATGTTCGGCACGGTTGCATCCACCTTGGAGATACGATCCTTCGATGCCAGATCCGCAAAGTAATCGAGCCCTGGCTTCAAGTTGGTCACATCTCCGCCGAACGCCATCGCTGCGGCGAGCACGACATGCTGTGCTTGCGCTGCTTTGCCCACATCACCGAGCGCAACCTTGTAATTGCCTTCCTTCAGATCGGCCCAGCTCGTCGGGCATTTATC
Proteins encoded:
- the gnd gene encoding decarboxylating NADP(+)-dependent phosphogluconate dehydrogenase, whose translation is MLNTIGVIGLGVMGSNIALNMASKGEYVAVYNYTRDLTDKLVEKMDALTINPYYEIQDFVQSLEKPRKIFLMVTAGKPIDSIIASLLPFLESGDIIMDGGNSHYQDTERRYDELRPKGIGYLGIGISGGEVGALLGPSIMPGGDRDVYDKVAPILTKIAAQVNGDPCCVYIGPRGAGHFVKMVHNGIEYADMQLIAEAYAFLRERLGLSVSEVADIFETWNQGELKSYLIEITAEILRKQDALTGLPLIDVILDKAGQKGTGKWTSIQAIDNGIPTSIITESLYARYISSLKEERVIAESILASPNMDQMHLDKTLWINYVKQALYMGKVCAYAQGFTQYKMTSELYGWDLPLKDIALIFRGGCIIRAEFLNVISEAYEAQTDLANLLISPYFAEKVTAYQEALREIVCEGMRSGVALPCLSASLTYFDSYRTGMSNANLLQAQRDYFGAHTYERNDQPGVYHTDWQ
- a CDS encoding metallophosphoesterase family protein, whose translation is MTTLQFREDRTFKIVQFTDIHIQRRDAKDEQTCALIGQIVDAEQPDLVVFTGDVIEAHHCGDHQLESFQMAVQVVEERQVPWTVVFGNHDTEVNITREQLMAHAMKNPNCLAVPGPASIAGVGNYCLEVLNAQGTPAALLYHLDSGSVSTVAHVDGYGWIDRSQIAWYEQESRAYTAKNGGTPLPALAFFHIPLQEYVTAWEQGDTVGDRFEQVCCPRINTGLFAAMVEMGDVMGTFVGHDHTNDYISTLHRIQLCYGRKTGYNSYSREGFLKGARVIQLEEGSREFKTWMRLEDGSVIVQEATTEVQKTLG
- a CDS encoding MgtC/SapB family protein is translated as MNTTYDPMIWHISNLEMTIRLLLALLLGGLIGLERELGGHSAGFRTHILVCLGSAAIALLSMYGFAAFSVDPNVRLDPARLAAQVISGIGFLGAGTILRTGLTISGLTTAASLWVVAAIGLSAGAGFYYGAGILTLLVVVSLFFLNKMEKRFSRAKATRQLVLKMARGSSSLNQVVDYLSDRGIQMNKLVVEKEEGEAAEHEGVLIVRLHLKLKRENRYEEVVVTLAGMEGIYGLETVGDSL
- a CDS encoding ABC transporter ATP-binding protein is translated as MSYIHIEAVRKTYEGQIVLKDIDFTIEEGEFLTMLGPSGCGKSTLLRAIAGLIPIDSGAIMVGGRNITPLSPKERQVGMVFQSYALFPNMSVFENIAFGLKMEKMTKRDYTPLVEEMIELIDLRGKENQYPAQLSGGQQQRVALARALVKRPKVLLLDEPLSALDAKIRRHLRHQIRDIQRKLKMTTIFVTHDQEEALTISDRIVVMNNGVMEQQGSPAEIYTAPATEFVAKFIGSYNVWRKEELRKDLLERMPSGELYAVRPESIRIMSAPKEEDIPFDGSWIRLGEGKVERSMILGNVMRYFIRVQAMQVIVDRLHDHDTRRFGEGANVELFMPAEDCRVLNALA
- a CDS encoding ABC transporter permease, translated to MRDSSKPAVRRKEAGPTIIIAVLLLYLFLPIVATFLFSIAKDWQSSILPTSYTLSWYGQIFSDPRFLFAVLRTLLVGVLTVTLGLAVMVPVIFVLAVYFPKWEKLLQISVLLPFAFPPVVAAIGLIKLYSGGPVPLTGTIWILIAVYFILIQPFIYQSVRSSLRTIHAKDLMEAAEVLGSGRMNAFLRIILPNIWSGTLVACLLSFSMVFGEFVMGRMLVGGEFETVQQYLYNAMKVSGPSASAVVVTYFLFIFLISGIVLKLGKRKPKGYLAHPKPGGEDQ
- a CDS encoding ABC transporter permease; protein product: MARTGPIQNKIMLLVCLPLLIWIAAFELLPIAGMLVMSFQDDSGQGFSLGQYIRTFTSDIYLQAIWNSLKVALISSVVGIIIALVCGYAITRLSEGFRDRMLMVSNMITNFVGVPLAFAYMIMLGNNGAFTLLFQKLGLESLSKFDLYTENGLLLLYIYYQIPLAILLVYPIFHGIREEWKEASALLGASAWRFWRHIGIPMMLPSILGTFSILIANALGAYATAYALTGSNFNLLSIRIAALVSGDIFPNFQLGSALAVILAIIMLLAMFLNEWMTRYSRRRGL
- a CDS encoding ABC transporter substrate-binding protein, translating into MKSWRGIRFFSILALAAALTSMTLLAACSSGTKTGDDSGSNGNEGKTLTLQELVPLAQKEGKLASVGMPDSWANWKGTWDDLLSKYKIEHTDTDMSSAEELAKFETEKGNPPDIGDVGIAFGPVAEEKGLTLKYKTEFWDEVPAWAKDDDGDWMVGYTGTISFLCNKTLVDKCPTSWADLKEGNYKVALGDVGKAAQAQHVVLAAAMAFGGDVTNLKPGLDYFADLASKDRISKVDATVPNIQKGEIQVVTLWDFNSLGYRDQIDPSKFEIHIPKEGSVTSGYASVINKNAKNPNAAMLARAYIFSDEGQINLAKGYARPIRSSVKLPDDVASKLISSDEYANAKPISDFKAWEKSIKELPQLWLEQVQSKIK